In Pseudomonadota bacterium, the genomic stretch CCGATACGCGTATCGATCCCGGTCCTGGTTTCAATCTGTTCTGTGGCGACAACGGACAGGGTAAATCCAATCTGCTGGAGGCCGTGGACTACGTAGCCTGTCTCCGGAGCTTTCGGGGAGCGGGCACGGCCGACCTCATCCAACGGGGGCGGGAGTGCGCAACGCTCGCCATGAGCGTGCAGGACAACGGCCCGCCTCGTACCCAGCGTGTGCTGCTGCAACGGGCCCATGGGCGCAGGCTCAGTGTGGACGGAAAGCGACCGCGCAGCCGCTCCGCCTACTTCAAGGGCTGTCAGGCGGTGCTCTTTCACCCGGGGGACAACCAACTGGTGCTTGGGTCCCCGGAAGGACGCCGAGCCTTTCTGGATCGCATTCTGGAGCAGATCGATCCCACCTACGCGAGCGCGCTGACCACCTACCAGCGAGCATTGCGCAGCCGCAACCGCCTGTTGCGTCAGCCCCCGGCGGCGCGTCCGGCGGTCCAGTCCTACGATCCGTTGCTCGCGAGCGCGGGCGCGGTCTTGGGCGCCTCCCGAGCCCTGCTGGTGGAAGCGCTTGGAGCCGCGCTCGAGCCGTCCTTCAGGCAGATTTCGGGTGATGGTCTGGCCATCAGCGCTCGCTATCTGCCCCGTGTGGAGCCTCGTGTGGAGCTATTGGCTCGTGCGCTTGCCGAGGATTTCGACAAGGACACGGCGCGGGGTTTCACGGGTCGTGGGCCGCACGCAGACGAGCTCGAACTGCGACTGAACGACGAGCCCGCGCGGCACCATGCTTCTCAAGGGCAGCAGCGAACCATCGTTCTGGCTCTCAAGCTTGCCGAGCTGCGCTATTTTGAAACCTGCACCGGGCGGCGACCGTTGCTATTGCTGGACGATGTATCAAGCGAGCTGGATCCAATCCGTAGTCAGAGGTTCTTCGGCCTGCTTCGGGAGCTTGCAGGTCAGGTGTTCGTGACCACCACACGTCGCGAGTACGTGCAGCTCGGCGCCGAACATCGTGTCTACCACGTGGACGCTGGGGTGGTCAGCCTCGTAGACTAGTCCAGGGTGCCGCTGCTGTGCGAAGATTGGCGTGAGCGCTTGCGCTCGCTCGACCCGGTAGCTGTAGAGGGTCGGATCGATGCTGTCGTGGGTCTCGGCCTGCGCGCGGTCATGCCCGAGATCCGGGTGGGTGCCTTGGTCCGCGTGCGGCGCCGCGCTGGTGAGCCGCTGCTGGCGGAGGTGGTTGGTTTTCAGGGCGACCAGGCACTGCTGCTGCCGTTCGGCGAGACGCGCGGAGTCGGGCCCGATGACCGTGTCGAGCTCTTGCAAGCGCCGCTCGAGATCACCTTCGGGGATTGCCTGCGTGGCCGTGTCCTCGACGGGCTGGGCCGTCCCATCGACGGCGCCGGAGAGCTGCGCGGCGTGCGCTGGCCGGTCATGCGAAAGCCGCCCGCGCCGCTGCAACGTGCGCGCATCGAGCGGCCGCTGGCGCTAGGGATACGCGCGATCGATGCGTTCGCAACGGTAGGCGAGGGCCAGCGCGTGGGCGTGTTTGCCGGCAGCGGTGTGGGCAAGAGCACGCTGCTTGGCCAGATAGCGCGGCACGCGGACGCGGATGTGTTTGTTGTGTGCTTGGTCGGAGAGCGAGGCCGTGAGCTGCGCGAGTTCTTGGAGGATTGCCTGGGCGCGACCGGCGCCGGTCGCTCGGTAGCGGTATGCGCCACGAGCGACGCCCCCGCGCTGCTGCGCGTCCAAGCGGCCTACGTGGCCACTGCCGTGGCCGAAGGGTTCCGCGATCGGGGCCGCAGAGTAGTGCTGCTCATGGACAGCCTGACCCGTTTCGCTCGGGCGGCGCGCGAGGTAGGGCTTGCTGCCGGCGAACCGCCCGCTCGCCGTGGTTTCCCTCCCAGTGTGTTCGCGGCTCTGCCAGGGCTGGTCGAGCGGGCGGGCACCGCGAGCAAGGGCTCGATCACGGCCTTCTATGCAGTGCTCGTGGAAGGGGGCGACCTGGATGAGCCGGTCGCCGACGAAGTTCGCGGCATCGTCGATGGACACATCGTGCTCAGTCGGGAGATCGCAGCCAGAGGTCGCTGGCCGGCCGTGGACGTGCTGGTGAGCCTGTCCCGCGTCATGGATCGGGTGGTGGATCCGCCGCACCGAAGGGCAGCCGAGCGCGTGCGCGAGCATCTCGCGATCTACGAGGCCAAGCGCGACCTTGTGCTGCTCGGCGCCTACAAGCCGGGGAGCGATCCGAGGCTCGATCGGGCGCTCGAGCGTATCGAGGCCATCGAACGTTTTCTGAGGCAGCGCTCGGACGAGACAACCCCCTACGATCAGACCCGCTCCGCCCTACTCGAGCTAGCCGGGATAGAGGCGAGCTAACCCGTCGCCGACATGAGTTCCCGCCCAGAATCGCGCGACAGCGGTTTACGTCCTCGCCCCGGCCCTGCGAAATACTTCCAGTATTCCTCGGTCCGGCGCTCCGGGCGCACGCGCTCTCGCATCGATTCTGGGCGGGAACTAACCGAGCCAGGTGCGTAGCTTTTCCAAGAACGACTGCTGTCTTGGGTGGGTTTCGGCGTCGAGCTCGGCAGCGAGCTGCTGAACCAGGCGGGCCTGGCGTTCGCTGAGCTTGGCTGGAACCTCAAGATGCACGGTCACCAGCTGGTCCCCCTTGCCGTAACCACCGAAGACCGGGAAACCCTTACCTCGCAACCGAAATACCGTGCCGGGCTGTGTGCCTGCAGGCACTCTCATGCGCAGCTTGCCCTCGAGCGTGGGCACATCCACGTGTGCGCCGAGCGCAGCCTGGGCGAAACTGATGGGTATCTCGCACAGGATGTTCGCATCTTCGCGGGTAAACAGCGGGTGCTTTTTCAGATGCACCTCGACGTGCAGGTTGCCCGTGCCGCCGAGCGTCTGCTCGCCGCCGCCCCGCAGCGTCCGCACCGCGCCATGTTCTATCCCGGCGGGCACACGCACCGTCATCGTTTCAGTGCGCTGTACGGTGCACTCTGCGCGGCACTCGCTGCAGGCAGTCTGGATGCGTTTGCCGCTGCCGTTGCAGGCGCTGCATGAACGACTGGCGCTGAAGAAGCCACGCTGGAACTGAATCTCGCCCCGGCCCTGACACGCCGGGCATTCGGTGAGCGGCGTACCGGGCTCGGCTCCACTTCCCGAGCAGTGCGGGCAGATAACCTGCCGCTCGAGCTGGATCTCCTTGGTCACGCCCTTGGCTGCTTCCTCCAGGGTCAGCTCCAACTCGTAGCGAAGGTTTCGCGGAGCCCTGTGCCGCGGTCCGGCTCGGCGCATTCGGAACACGTCGCCGATCAAGCCTTCCAGTATGTCGCTGATTGCCCCGAAATCCACCTGGTCGCGGTTGGATCCCGAGGTTCTTTCGTAGGCGGCGGCTCCGACCCGGTCGTAGTGGCGACGCTTGTCCGGATCGCTTAGCACGGAAAACGCTTGACTCGCAGTCTTGAAGGCTTCCTCTGCGCCTTCGTCGTCGGGATTGTGATCGGGATGGTGCTTTATGGCGAGCTTGCGATAGGCTCGCTTGATGTCTTCGGTGGAGGCGGTTCGGTCTACACCCAATACCTCGTAGTAGTCCCGGGAGGCCATGGTGCGCAGCCTGTCCTAGGGTGTTGTGGAAGGCAACTGCCAGAGCCGAGTCATGGCCCGTAACGACCAGCCGGGGGGCGATCAAGCGAGCAGCCTGACCGTTGCCCGCGATCAGGCGGGTCTTCGGCTCGATGTCTTCATCCGGGAGCGCTTCCCCGGCTGCGGCCGTAGCCGGGCGCGGGCGCTGCTCAGACAGGGAGCCGTGCTGCTCAACGATCGCAGGGCAACCGCCGGCCAGCGCCTCGAGGCGGGCGACCGTGTGAACTTCAGGCGAGCACCCGAACAAACCGCTTTCGAGCCTCAGGTCAACCCGGCGTTCGAGCTCGAGCTGCTCTTCGAGGACGCGCACCTGGTTGCCGTAAACAAGCCGCCTCACCTGCCGAGCCATCCACTGCGGTCGGACGAGCGGGACACCGTGGTCAACTTCCTGCTCGCGCGCTTTCCGGAAATGCTGGATGTGGGCTACCGGCCGCGCGAAGGGGGGCTAGTGCACCGGCTTGACGGGGGCACGTCGGGACTGATGCTGGCCGCGCGCACTCGCCCTGCGTTCGAGGCACTGCGGCTGCAGCTTCGCAGCTCAGAGCTCGACAAGCGCTACTTGGCGTTGTGTGCCGGCGAGCTTTCGGCTCCGATCGAGCTCAGGCACCGCTTGCTCGTGGCTCATCGGCGCAAGGTGGTTGTGCAAAAAAGATGCAGCTCGGGCGGAGTTTGGGTACGCAGCTGGATCCTCCGAAGGTCGCTTTTTGATTCGCGGACCGCTCTCGGCCCCCTGTCGCTGCTATGGTTGAAAGCGCCCCGCGCGGTTCGTCACCAACTGCGCGCTCAACTGGCCGCCATCGGTCATCCGATCGTGGGCGACCGCCTGTACCAAGGACCCGAGCTTGCTCCCCTCGATCGCCATTTCTTGCACGCCAGTGAGATTCGCTTCCGACATCCGGTCAGCGCTAGACCGTTGCGGCTGCGCGCGCCGCTCAGCGACGATCTGCGGAGCTGTCTGGCCGGGATAGCTCCCTGAAATGAGGATACCAGCGACAGCAACGGCGGGCTCTTTGCGCCAGAGCATGGTCGACCAGCAGCTACGGCGACGTGGCATCGCCGACGAACGTGTGCTTCGTGCCATGGCCGCCGTGCCGCGCGAAGCCTTCGTACCCACTCGGTTGGTCACCGAGGCGTACGCCGACCGCGCATTGCCCATCGGACATGGTCAGACCATCTCCCAGCCCTTCATTGTTGCGCGCACGTGCGAGCTCGCCAGCATTGCGCCTGAGGCCACAGTGCTCGAGCTCGGCAGCGGCTCGGGCTACCAGGCGGCTGTGCTGGGCGAGCTGTGCAGGCACGTGGTCACGATCGAGTGCATTGCCGAACTCGCTGCACGAGCGGCTCGCAATCTCGAGTCCATCGGCCAGCGGCGCGTTCAGGTCGTGACCGGCGACGGCCGGCAAGGCTATCCGGCGCTCGCTCCCTATGCTGCGATCGTGGTGGCAGCGGCCGCCCCCGCGGTGCCGCCAGCGCTCATCGAGCAGCTCGCCCAGGGCGGCCGCCTCGTCATGCCGGTCGGTGCGCGCGGCCTGCAGTCGCTCATTGTCATGCACAAGGGCGAAGAGCGGCTCACCGAGACGTCCTACGATCCGTGCGTGTTTGTTCCTCTGGTGGGCCAGGACTAGCTACATGGCGGTGCAAGAGTAGGGGAGGTCTTTCAATGCCTTCAGCAACCGGATAACTGGGCTGCCAACCGGAGCTGCGCTTTTTTTCGCAGGACCGAGCCCGAGGCCGAGAGCGCCCTCTTCCAGGAGCGCTGGTTGCGCTTGCAGCCCAGGCAGCCTACTCTTACTGGTAGGAGTAATACTATGAAGATTACGTCAAAGGGCCAGGTGACCATCCCGTTCGAAGTGCGTGAGAGGCTCGGTTTGCTTCCGAATACAGAGGTAGAGTTCGTGATGGAGCGGAACGCGGTGCGCATCGTCAAGGTCGTGCCCCGACGAGGACGCGGTCGGGGGGGGGACGCCGTTGCTCGCCTGAAGGGACGAGCGGACGTTCGCATGAGCACAGAAGCGATCCTCGCCCTCACGCGCGCGAAGCGATGACCCGTGTTCTCGTCGACAGCAACGTCATTCTGGATGTAGCGACAAATGACCCCGACTGGTCCGACTGGTCAGCGAACGCGCTCGAATCTGTAGCGAATCGATCGTCCCTCGCGATCAATGCTCTGATATACGCGGAGGTCTCGATCGCCTTCAGCCGTATCGAGGATCTGGAGCAAGCGCTCCCGTCAGCGCTGTATCACCGCGCAGTGCTTCCGTATGAAGCCGCCTTTCTTGCGGGTAAGGCCTTTGTTAAGTACCGGCGCAGGGGTGGTGTACGCACAGCTCCGCTTCCCGACTTCTACATCGGAGCACACGCCGCGGTTGCTGGCTTTCGGCTGCTGACAAGGGACACCAAGCGTTACAGGACGTACTTCCCGTCAGTCGAGCTTATCGGCCCGGAGCCGGAGTAGCCTACAGTCCGGCGGCCCCCACCGCGCCGCATGCGGAACGGGGCTGTCAGAAGCGTGCGTCGACCGCCTCAACACAAGCGCTGCCGCCGTTCCAAGCTAGCGCGTATTCCGCAAGCGGGTTCCATCTGGCCGGGCGAGGTCGTTCACTGGTTAGGGCCCGGAGGCCGGAGCTTCCCGCCGCTCTGATTGACGGTGAAGGTGATGCTCTCGGCAGTCCATATGCAGCCGTAGGTGTTCCAGTTGTCGCGGCCGATCGGTGCAGTGCTGCCCTTGGGCGGGTCGCGGGTAGTTTGAAGGACTAGAACGGTAGGCGCAGGCCGGCCATTCCGATCATGGCTTTGCCGTAGCGAGGATCGAAGCGCGTTACCGTGTAGGTGCGCCATGCGTAGTCGAAGCTCAGGTCGGCCCATGCCCTGCTGGCGAAGCCGAACAGGCTGTCCTCGAGGAAGAACAAACGCATCCGAATCTGCGCGCCCGCTTCGTGGCTGGAGAACGCCCCCATTTTGGGGTCCGCGCTGAAGTAGATGTCGATCTGCTGCGAATAGGGCTGATTCTCCTTGAAGAAGATCGCACCCGATTGACGATAGTAGCGATAGCGCCAGCGCAGCACCAGGTCGTCACCCACTTCCTTGAAGACCCGCAGCTCGGGCGTCAGCGCGGCCAGCTTCCACGAGTCCAGGTAGGCGCGATACATGGCATGCACGGCGATCTGTGTGTCCGGGTGGTACCACGCCAGTCGTGCCTGCAGGTTGTGCCGCAGGCGCCGGCCCGGGTGCTGCTCGGGTACGGGGGGCGAATCGTTGGTGCGAACCGAGCGATAGCGGTTCGCCAAAAACCCGGTGAGATATCCAAACGTGTAGGAAAACGAGGCCACCATGGTGGGGGAGACGACCTGGTCCCAACCGAGCAGCGTGCTCGCGCCCCGCAGGATACGGCGCTGCTGTTCCGATACCACGTTGAAGCCGCGCAGCACCCTGCCCACTTCGTCCTGCGGCAGCACGGTGAGCGCCAGGTGCAGCACGCTGTTGCGCTCGTTCAGCGACAGCTGCACGGCGGCTCCCGCGCTGCGTGACACGTAGTCCGGCTCCTGGCTGATGCGACCCGACACCGTTGTTTTGAGCTGAGCTTCGCCCAGATCCGCTTCGTAGCCGACGTACAGTCCCCCTTCTTTGCGCCACTCGGTAAAGCGGCGATCGACCAGCAATCCGGCTGAGATGCTCGCGCTGGTGATCACGTCCACCAAGCCCGTGGCGCCGAACTCGAGCCCTCCGGGAGTCTGGACGTGCCCGTAGAGTGTGGGCACGACGACTCGAGTGGATCGATCCCAGTAGTAGCGGGCGCGCGGCTCGAGGTAGCCCGACCAGCTCCCGGTGCCCTGGTCGGCTTGCGCCGCTGCTGTCACGCTCGACAGCAACAACACCATGCCTATCCAGCGCCGCGTGCGAGGTCCGAGTACCCACCCTGTTGCCACGCTCCTAGTTGCAGCCACAACCGCCACCCGTGCTGCTGCTGCTTCCGACGGCTCCTTCGCGCGAATCGTAGATATGGCCCCGGAACGTCTCCTGGGGTCCCTCACGCTCGAGATCCATGCTGGGCCGGGCGAGGTACTCGCGTTCGTAGGGTGCCACGTGAACGCAGCCCGCAGCGAAGCCGGCCAGGCACACCGTGACCAGCAGAAGCTTAGGAGGCTGCGCCCGGTCGGAGCGGCTGTTTCTCGGAGCCTCTTTAATCCTCATTGTCGAGTGCACGTGCCAGCCAAATCAGCGGCGAGAGCAGCTGTCGCGTGAACCCGCGCAGCGTTTCGTTGTGCCGAATTGCTCGAGCCGCCACGGGCCCGTGCCGGTAGTACAGGTCGACCAGATAGCGTCCGGCTGCGTAGGGCATCAGGTAACGATCCCGGAACCTGCGAAGGACGAAGACCTCCTCGGCCAGCGGCGTGCCAAAGGCAGCGCTCGCCACGAAACAGGGGGAGACCGTGGTGAAGTGGATCTCGCTCGTGGTCACTTCAGCCACCGCGATCGGCCCGGCGCTCGCGCAGCTGTCCACGGCGCGAATCCCCACGTAGTAGCGGGTCTCGGGAGCCAGGCCGCCGAAATCGATCGAGATCGTCGGCTCTTCGCCGGCAACTGGAATCTTCAGCGCATCCATTTCCGAGCTGGCCGATTTGGCGGGCAGCGCACGCAGGAAGGAGGTCTCGTCGCTGATCGGTTCGGTACCGACACGCACTTCGTAGCGCGCTATCTGCACGTCGTCTTCAGGGGCCGTGAAGCTCAGGTGGGCCCACTGATGCGAGTGCTTTTCGTTTCCGTGCCGGAGCACGCTCAGGTCTTGGATGGCTCCCGGTGCACGATCGCTCTTACAGCCGCCCGAAACGCCGATCTTGAAGCGGCTGCCGTCGGACATGGCCCGCAGGCGGTCGGCGCCGCTGCCGGGTGCCAGGGCCGGATTGTCCCGTATGCCCAACATGCTTTGGTTGATCTCTCCAAAACCAGGCGCCGTGCTATCCCAGGTGCCACGACCAGCAGCCTCCTTGGTCTGGAAGGTCGTCTCCCGGCCGCTGTACGTCTCGAACGGCAGGGCGTAGACGACGGACGGTTGGCCCCGATAGGGGTAGCCAAAGGTCAAGGCCCAAGAGTCCCAGCTGTCTTGAGGCGTGCTTGGCGTCGGCAACGCGTCGGGTCCAAAGGCCGTGCTGCCGGCGCCGTAGTCGCCCTCGACGTTGATTTCGAGCCAGGCCACGTAATCGCCGGGCGCCAAATCCAAGGGAAACGGCCACGTGTAGTCGACGAGCTCGTCTCCCGGCTGAGTAGCGTGGGTGACCGCGTCGATCTCGGGCATCACCTGGCGCACATCGCTGGCGAAGCGGGCAACGTCCTGGTGGTCGAAGCACGAGGTGGCGGCACACCGCCTGACGTCGCTGCGTGCGGGATAGAGCGAGCTCAGCGACAGCGGACGCATCGTGCCCGCGCCCCGGCTGGCCTCGTAGGGCTCCCCGTAGCCACTACCCACGTCGAGCGACGTAAGGTAACGGCCCTTGTCGCTGTTGAACTGGCTCGCGCAGGTTATGGCGTCGAGCTGGTCGTGCCGCGACAGCTCGGCGTTGAACGACAGGCAGAAGTAATCGTCGGGGGAGAAATCGTTGCTCGAGCGCGATGCGTAGCCCTCCGCAGGCACGCCGCCGGCATTGCGACGGTCCTGAAAGATGACGCGAGGGAAGCTCTGCGCGCCGGGTGCCTGCGCCCTGGCGTGCGCCCACACCGGCAGCACCCCTTCGCGGCGCCCGTAGGGCCAGCGCCAACCGCTGTTCATCTGTGAAGCACCGGGCCGGTTGCCGATGCCTCGGCGAGCCACGGCTTCGGTAAGCCAAACGGTACGCAAGAACTCGCCTTCGGCGCTCTCGATCCAGATGGCTATCTGGGCTCGCTTGGTGGGAACGAATTCGAAACGCACCAGGGTGGAGGCTTGCTGGGCAGCCGCCTCCGGGCAGCTCGAAAGAGCACCCAGTGCCGCCAGCGCCACACCAAGCCAGCGCGCGAACCCTCCTCCCGAGCATGATGGCATCCGCGCAGCCTAGCGCGCGGACCGGTCGCACTCAAGCGTTTAGCGCGGGCCTTCTTGGGGCCACCTTGGCGGCTACGTGGGCCTTGCGCGGCTGCATTTTGCGCGGTAGCCCGATCAGCGGCGAGCCCGCCGAAAAGCGCGTCTCTGACGCCCTTGGCGCGTGTTTCCAGGTTGCTGGGCTCCGCCCTGCAGGTTGGTGATGCGGTCCCTCAGCTCCCCCGCCCTCTCGAACTCGAGTTGATCTGCCGCAATCAGCATTTCGCTCCGCAGCCGTTCGATCAGCAGCGGGAGCGACTCCGAGTGCGCGTCGTCCTCGGGTGCGTCCCCTTTGGGCACGGGCAGATAGTCTTGTTCGAGGGCGTCGGTCGCCATGTCCGGCAACGCCTTGCGCACGCTGCGAGGCGTAATGCCGTGCTGGTGATTGTACTGCGCCTGGATCTCGCGGCGGCGCTCCGTTTCGTCGATGGCTTGCTGCATGGCCCGCGTAAGACGATCGGCGTACATGATGACTTGTCCGTGTACGTTGCGCGCCGCCCGGCCGATGGTCTGAATCAGCGAGCGCGGCGAGCGCAGGAACCCTTCCTTGTCGGCGTCCAAAATCGCCACCAGCGATACTTCAGGCAAGTCCAGCCCCTCTCGAAGCAGGTTGATTCCCACCAGCACATCGAACTTGCCGGAGCGAAGATCCCGCAGGATTTCCACACGCTCCAAGGTGTCGATGTCGCTATGCAGGTAGCGCACCCGCACGCCCAACTCCGCGTAGTACTCCGTAAGATCTTCGGCCATGCGTTTGGTCAGCGTGGTGACGAGCACGCGTTCATCGCGCTCGGCGCGCAGTCGGATCTCGTGCAGCAGATCGTCGACCTGGTTGCTGACAGGCTTGACCGTGACCTTCGGGTCCATCAGGCCGGTGGGTCGCACGACCTGTTCGATCACGACACCGCCCGTCTTGTCGAGCTCGTAGTCGCCAGGCGTCGCGCTCACGTAGATACGCTGGCTGGCCCGCTGCTCGAACTCCTCGAACCGGAGCGGCCGGTTGTCGAGCGCGCTCGGCAGGCGAAAGCCGAAGTTCACGAGGGTTTGTTTGCGCGAGCGGTCCCCACGGAACATCGCGCCGAGCTGCGGGACGGTCTGATGCGACTCGTCGAGCACGAGCAGATGATCCTCTGGCAGGTAGTCGAGCAGGGTCGGTGGAGGCTCGCCCGCGGAGCGACCCGAAAGATGCCTCGAGTAGTTCTCGATGCCGTGGCAGAATCCCATCTGTTCCAGCATCTCCAGGTCGTACAGTGTTCGCTGCTCGAGACGCTGCCGTTCGAGCAGCTTGCCCTCTTGTGCGAGCTTGGGCAGCTGCACGCGCAGTTCCGCGCGGATGGACTCGATCGCCCGCCGGCGCTGATCCTCGGGCGTGACGTAGTGCGACCCCGGATAGACGCCGTAGCGCTCGAGCTCACGCACGACCTTGCCCCGCAGCGGCTCGATCTCGCTGATGCGCTCGATCTCGTCGCCCCAGTACTCGATCCGTACGCCCAGGTCTTCTTCGTAGGCAGGAAAGATCTCGACCACGTCACCTCGGACACGGAAGGTACCCCGGTGAAAGTCGACGTCGTTGCGTTGGTACTGGATGTCGACCAGCCGCCGCAGCAGCTCGTCGCGCAGCAGCTCTTCGCCTCGCTTGATGGTGACGATCATGCCTTGATAGGCTTCCGCCGAGCCCATGCCGTAGATGCACGACACGCTGGCGACGATAATCACGTCGCGGCGCGACAACAGCGATCGGGTAGCGCTGTGTCGCATGCGGTCGATGCGGTCGTTGATGATCGCATCCTTTTCGATGTAGGTATCGGTGGTGGGAAGGTAGGCTTCGGGCTGATAGTAGTCGTAGTAGCTGACGAAGTACTCCACCGCGTTGCGCGGGAAGAAGCTTTTCATCTCCGAGTAGAGCTGCGCGGCGAGCGTCTTGTTGGGCGCGATGATCAACGCGGGGCGCTGCAACTGCTGGATCAGCTGGGCGACGGTGAACGTCTTGCCGCTGCCCGTGATGCCCAGCAGCACCTGATGCTGCTGCCCCTGCGTCAGGCTCTGGCACAACTGCTCGATCGCCTGCGGTTGATCACCGCGCGGCGACAGGTCGCTCAGTAGCTCGAATCGTTGCGCCGCTTCGGGCATGCCGCGACTAGTAGCACGAATCACGAGTTCACCAGGGTCCTGCGGACCGGCCACCAGTCCAAGGGCCCGCGGAAGAATAGCTCATCCATTTCGCCGGTTCTGACCACCGCCGGCTATGTTGCTCCTCCTCGAAGTATCCCCAATACTCCTCGTCGGCGCGCCTCGCCAGCGGCGCCCAGTCCTCACCGAAACGCACGAGTTATTCTTCCGCGGGCCCTAAGGGCCCGAATCCTGGTTGACCGCCTTGCGCACGAAGAGGTCCTCGAGGGTCTCGCGCTTCGGCGTCACCGCGATCAAGGTAGCCTGATGGTCGAGCGCGCTGCGGACGACTTCAGGCACTGCTGCATCGCCTTCGATCGTGACTACCAGGCTGCCCTCCAAGTCGCTGATCTGCATGGCTTGCCGTTCGAGCTGCGCGCGGCACGCCGCGGTCACGTTCGCAAGCTCGACCTCGACGTGGCGCACCTCGGGTCGCAGGAGCGTGGAAAGCGACCCCGTTGCACTGACGAGGCCTTGATTCAGAATCGTCACCTCATCGCAGAGCATCTCGACATCGCTCAGGATGTGACTCGTGAAGATCAAGGTCTTGCCGCGCCTGCGTTGATCCAGCAGCACATCGCGCACGTGCTTGCGCCCTACGGGATCGAGCCCGCTGAACGGTTCGTCCAGGATCAGCATCTCGGGATCGTGCAGCAGCGCCTGCGCCAGGCCGATGCGTTGCATCATGCCTTTGGAGAAGCGACCGATCGGTCGATCGACGGCGTCCGAAAGCCCCACGTCTTCGAGCTGCTTCGTGCTGCGCGCCTTGCGTTCGCGTTCTTGGAGCCCCACCAGCCGGCCGCACAGGTCCAGAAACTCGAGCGGACGCAAATACTCGTAGACATAGGGGTTTTCGGGCAGGTAGCCCAGTCGCGCGCGCGCCTCGCGGCTGGCGCCCTCCGAGCCGAACAGCCGGATGCTGCCCCGGGGGGGATGGATCAGGCGCAGTGCCATCTTGATCGTCGTGGTCTTTCCTGCGCCGTTCGGTCCCAGAAAGCCGAAGATCTGGCCCCGCCGCACGCTGAAGCTAATGCCCCTGACCGCATGCACCGGCTTGCGAAAAAAGCCGATGCGGAACGTCTTGTGCAGGTCACGGACCTCGAGCACGCTGTCGCCAGCCATGGAGCAGGGTGCGCGGCTGGCACGCGTCATGGTGCTTTTCCCGCGCCGCCCCCCAGCACAGCAGCGACGGCGTCGATCACGAGTTGCTGTTCGCCGGCTTGCAGCGTCGGATAGAGCGGCAATGCGATGCCGTATTCGGCGATGTGCTGAGCGTTTGGAAAGGAGCGTCCCCGTTGCCGAGCCAGCTGGCTGGCCTGTGCCAGCTGCGGCAAGCTATGCATCGCGTACGAGAGCATACCGGCCTCGACGTTCCTGGCACGCAGCTGTTCGAGCACGCTGGCGCGCCGGCTTGCAGACCGCGGAAGCAGCGCGCCCATGGTCTGAACGTTCCACTC encodes the following:
- the recF gene encoding DNA replication and repair protein RecF (All proteins in this family for which functions are known are DNA-binding proteins that assist the filamentation of RecA onto DNA for the initiation of recombination or recombinational repair.), coding for DTRIDPGPGFNLFCGDNGQGKSNLLEAVDYVACLRSFRGAGTADLIQRGRECATLAMSVQDNGPPRTQRVLLQRAHGRRLSVDGKRPRSRSAYFKGCQAVLFHPGDNQLVLGSPEGRRAFLDRILEQIDPTYASALTTYQRALRSRNRLLRQPPAARPAVQSYDPLLASAGAVLGASRALLVEALGAALEPSFRQISGDGLAISARYLPRVEPRVELLARALAEDFDKDTARGFTGRGPHADELELRLNDEPARHHASQGQQRTIVLALKLAELRYFETCTGRRPLLLLDDVSSELDPIRSQRFFGLLRELAGQVFVTTTRREYVQLGAEHRVYHVDAGVVSLVD
- a CDS encoding FliI/YscN family ATPase, which translates into the protein MPLLCEDWRERLRSLDPVAVEGRIDAVVGLGLRAVMPEIRVGALVRVRRRAGEPLLAEVVGFQGDQALLLPFGETRGVGPDDRVELLQAPLEITFGDCLRGRVLDGLGRPIDGAGELRGVRWPVMRKPPAPLQRARIERPLALGIRAIDAFATVGEGQRVGVFAGSGVGKSTLLGQIARHADADVFVVCLVGERGRELREFLEDCLGATGAGRSVAVCATSDAPALLRVQAAYVATAVAEGFRDRGRRVVLLMDSLTRFARAAREVGLAAGEPPARRGFPPSVFAALPGLVERAGTASKGSITAFYAVLVEGGDLDEPVADEVRGIVDGHIVLSREIAARGRWPAVDVLVSLSRVMDRVVDPPHRRAAERVREHLAIYEAKRDLVLLGAYKPGSDPRLDRALERIEAIERFLRQRSDETTPYDQTRSALLELAGIEAS
- the dnaJ gene encoding molecular chaperone DnaJ, giving the protein MASRDYYEVLGVDRTASTEDIKRAYRKLAIKHHPDHNPDDEGAEEAFKTASQAFSVLSDPDKRRHYDRVGAAAYERTSGSNRDQVDFGAISDILEGLIGDVFRMRRAGPRHRAPRNLRYELELTLEEAAKGVTKEIQLERQVICPHCSGSGAEPGTPLTECPACQGRGEIQFQRGFFSASRSCSACNGSGKRIQTACSECRAECTVQRTETMTVRVPAGIEHGAVRTLRGGGEQTLGGTGNLHVEVHLKKHPLFTREDANILCEIPISFAQAALGAHVDVPTLEGKLRMRVPAGTQPGTVFRLRGKGFPVFGGYGKGDQLVTVHLEVPAKLSERQARLVQQLAAELDAETHPRQQSFLEKLRTWLG
- a CDS encoding RluA family pseudouridine synthase yields the protein MARNDQPGGDQASSLTVARDQAGLRLDVFIRERFPGCGRSRARALLRQGAVLLNDRRATAGQRLEAGDRVNFRRAPEQTAFEPQVNPAFELELLFEDAHLVAVNKPPHLPSHPLRSDERDTVVNFLLARFPEMLDVGYRPREGGLVHRLDGGTSGLMLAARTRPAFEALRLQLRSSELDKRYLALCAGELSAPIELRHRLLVAHRRKVVVQKRCSSGGVWVRSWILRRSLFDSRTALGPLSLLWLKAPRAVRHQLRAQLAAIGHPIVGDRLYQGPELAPLDRHFLHASEIRFRHPVSARPLRLRAPLSDDLRSCLAGIAP
- a CDS encoding protein-L-isoaspartate(D-aspartate) O-methyltransferase, whose protein sequence is MRIPATATAGSLRQSMVDQQLRRRGIADERVLRAMAAVPREAFVPTRLVTEAYADRALPIGHGQTISQPFIVARTCELASIAPEATVLELGSGSGYQAAVLGELCRHVVTIECIAELAARAARNLESIGQRRVQVVTGDGRQGYPALAPYAAIVVAAAAPAVPPALIEQLAQGGRLVMPVGARGLQSLIVMHKGEERLTETSYDPCVFVPLVGQD
- a CDS encoding AbrB/MazE/SpoVT family DNA-binding domain-containing protein — translated: MKITSKGQVTIPFEVRERLGLLPNTEVEFVMERNAVRIVKVVPRRGRGRGGDAVARLKGRADVRMSTEAILALTRAKR
- a CDS encoding type II toxin-antitoxin system VapC family toxin, with the protein product MTRVLVDSNVILDVATNDPDWSDWSANALESVANRSSLAINALIYAEVSIAFSRIEDLEQALPSALYHRAVLPYEAAFLAGKAFVKYRRRGGVRTAPLPDFYIGAHAAVAGFRLLTRDTKRYRTYFPSVELIGPEPE